From Synoicihabitans lomoniglobus, the proteins below share one genomic window:
- a CDS encoding bifunctional GNAT family N-acetyltransferase/carbon-nitrogen hydrolase family protein: MSKAKAKVKAKVKVRRATRKDIPALIKLNIAAYPVLADDNIVWGEAHLASHLRIFPQGQFVAEVRGKIVGAAATLVVDLGPDELRNHTWSGITDSGYFNNHDLDADTLYGADIYVHPEARGYGVGAALYEARRKLCRKLNKRRILAGGRLWNYKDHAADMSPQEYAEKVAAGELKDLVLSFQIREGFELRRVMPNYLHDPNSHNHASLIEWSNPDYNPEKSGARKVRVACVQYQMRELTSFAEFERQVGYFVDVAADSDADFVLFPELFTVQLLSMTKTKSPQEGIRQLAKYARRVVTLLRKLAIKHGVTIIGGSHPAKVGKEMRNICTVCMPDGSIAEQHKLHITPNERKWWGISGGHALPVIETPAAKIGVLICYDSEFPEAARHLADQGAEIIFVPFCTNDRQGYLRVRICSAARAVENQVYVALAGNVGNLPDVENMDVQYGQAAIFTPSDFMFSRDGIAAEADSNEETVLICDLDLDDLHEARAMGTVTPRIDRREDLFQLHASVAAPLPPAVDPIGPLGTQRDWSVEINPEGG, translated from the coding sequence ATGTCGAAAGCCAAGGCCAAGGTTAAAGCCAAAGTGAAAGTCCGTCGGGCAACCCGGAAGGACATTCCTGCGCTCATCAAACTCAACATCGCCGCGTATCCGGTTCTTGCCGACGACAACATCGTCTGGGGGGAAGCCCATCTCGCGAGCCACCTCCGGATCTTTCCGCAGGGACAATTCGTGGCCGAAGTGAGAGGCAAAATCGTGGGCGCGGCCGCGACACTGGTGGTGGATCTGGGGCCCGATGAGCTGCGCAACCACACCTGGTCGGGCATCACCGACAGCGGTTATTTTAACAACCACGACCTTGATGCCGACACGCTTTATGGCGCGGACATCTATGTGCATCCCGAAGCCCGCGGCTATGGCGTGGGGGCGGCACTCTATGAAGCGCGGCGCAAACTGTGTCGGAAACTCAACAAGCGTCGCATTCTCGCCGGCGGCCGACTCTGGAACTACAAGGACCACGCGGCCGACATGTCGCCGCAGGAGTATGCCGAGAAAGTGGCGGCGGGGGAATTGAAGGACCTCGTCCTGAGTTTCCAGATTCGCGAAGGCTTCGAGTTGCGGCGCGTGATGCCGAACTACCTGCACGATCCCAACAGCCACAACCACGCGAGCCTGATCGAATGGTCGAACCCGGACTACAATCCCGAGAAGTCGGGCGCGCGCAAAGTGCGCGTGGCGTGCGTGCAGTATCAGATGCGCGAGCTCACGTCCTTCGCCGAGTTCGAGCGCCAGGTGGGTTACTTCGTCGATGTGGCCGCCGACAGCGACGCGGACTTTGTGCTCTTCCCGGAGCTGTTCACGGTGCAACTGCTCTCGATGACGAAAACCAAGTCGCCGCAGGAAGGCATTCGGCAATTGGCCAAGTATGCCCGCCGCGTCGTGACGCTGTTGCGCAAACTCGCGATCAAGCACGGCGTCACCATCATCGGAGGCAGTCACCCGGCCAAGGTCGGCAAGGAAATGCGCAACATCTGCACGGTGTGCATGCCGGACGGCAGCATTGCCGAACAACACAAGCTCCACATCACGCCCAATGAGCGCAAGTGGTGGGGTATTTCCGGTGGCCATGCGTTGCCCGTGATCGAAACGCCCGCCGCCAAAATCGGCGTGTTGATTTGCTACGATTCCGAGTTTCCGGAGGCCGCGCGTCATCTCGCCGATCAAGGCGCCGAGATCATCTTCGTGCCCTTCTGCACCAACGATCGCCAAGGTTACCTGCGGGTGCGTATCTGCTCCGCGGCCCGCGCGGTGGAAAACCAGGTCTACGTCGCGCTCGCCGGCAATGTGGGCAATTTGCCCGACGTTGAAAACATGGATGTGCAATACGGGCAGGCCGCGATCTTCACGCCGTCCGATTTCATGTTCTCGCGCGACGGCATCGCGGCCGAGGCCGACTCCAACGAGGAAACGGTGCTCATCTGTGATCTCGATCTCGACGACCTGCACGAAGCCCGCGCCATGGGCACGGTGACCCCGCGCATTGATCGTCGCGAAGACCTCTTTCAACTTCACGCCAGCGTGGCGGCACCGTTGCCACCGGCGGTCGATCCGATCGGTCCGCTTGGCACCCAGCGCGATTGGAGCGTGGAGATTAACCCCGAGGGCGGCTGA
- a CDS encoding sodium:calcium symporter, with the protein MHPLRDFLEQMDIVHPVTFTVIFLLASWLMIWRLEAMLRHGLEGTALGTLVVPYCSGLGNLIFVFILWRDQGAPVEIMVNSLVNNVTNLTLLLGLPALLWPLQVVTTRGKAKADRRHQQLSRLALLLTLAAVVFFTGLTWALGRDGTLDRGDGFALIGVFLFWQCFQVFDVLKHNVQRSAGFGGAFYLDLVLIALGGWAIYESLDGLVVHLSALETGFFRAEHLGWITGWLLVLPNALLAFYYAWRKRADIVYSSQIGDGHICIPLCLGVFAVMRPVPLPAFFLPAIAVLGGAVLVHAVCLLTTGRLPRPIAGALVAAYGWFVYTGLLQ; encoded by the coding sequence GTGCATCCGCTCCGCGACTTCCTCGAACAAATGGACATCGTCCATCCGGTCACCTTCACGGTGATTTTTTTGTTGGCTTCGTGGCTCATGATTTGGCGGCTCGAAGCCATGTTACGCCACGGCTTGGAAGGCACCGCACTCGGCACGCTCGTGGTGCCCTACTGCTCCGGACTCGGTAACCTCATCTTCGTTTTCATCCTCTGGCGAGATCAGGGCGCGCCGGTTGAGATCATGGTCAACAGTCTCGTCAACAATGTCACCAACCTCACCCTACTGCTCGGACTGCCCGCCCTGCTGTGGCCGCTGCAGGTGGTGACGACGCGCGGCAAGGCCAAGGCGGATCGTCGCCACCAGCAACTCAGCCGCCTCGCGTTGCTGCTCACGCTCGCCGCCGTGGTATTTTTCACCGGTCTCACCTGGGCGCTCGGTCGCGACGGCACGCTCGATCGCGGTGATGGTTTCGCGCTCATCGGCGTCTTCCTGTTTTGGCAATGCTTCCAGGTTTTCGACGTGCTCAAACACAACGTGCAACGGTCCGCGGGATTCGGCGGGGCATTCTATCTCGACCTGGTCCTCATCGCTCTCGGGGGTTGGGCGATCTACGAAAGTCTGGACGGTTTGGTCGTCCACCTCAGCGCGCTCGAAACCGGATTCTTCCGCGCCGAGCATCTCGGCTGGATCACCGGCTGGTTGCTCGTCCTGCCCAACGCGCTGTTGGCGTTTTACTATGCTTGGAGAAAGCGGGCCGACATTGTCTACAGCTCCCAGATCGGGGATGGACACATCTGCATTCCGCTGTGCCTGGGAGTGTTTGCCGTGATGCGGCCCGTGCCCCTGCCGGCCTTTTTTCTGCCCGCCATCGCGGTGCTGGGCGGCGCCGTGCTCGTGCACGCGGTTTGCCTGCTCACCACCGGCCGCCTGCCGCGACCAATCGCGGGGGCGTTGGTCGCAGCCTACGGTTGGTTCGTTTATACCGGACTGCTGCAGTGA
- a CDS encoding lipoate--protein ligase family protein — protein sequence MSFDFLPARTDSAATNMATDFLMLQHYPTPAHARFRSYGWQRPAFTFGYSQKIAWVREQIGHDGADAELCRRPTGGGIVDHRNDWTYALVIPPGHPLFADRAVASYEAVHRVLATTLQGLGTDARLKESCDPDPACAPVGPGVCFDRAERFDVVHATTGRKIAGAAQKRSKRGLLFQGSLSRAELGRPDDDALAEAFPRALASMLGLEVTHPGWPELWDDSIDALAENYASPEWNERR from the coding sequence ATGTCGTTCGATTTCCTTCCCGCGCGCACCGATTCCGCCGCCACCAACATGGCGACGGATTTTCTGATGCTGCAGCATTATCCCACGCCCGCCCACGCCCGATTCCGATCCTACGGGTGGCAACGCCCCGCCTTCACCTTTGGCTACAGCCAAAAAATCGCCTGGGTGCGTGAGCAGATCGGCCATGATGGAGCCGACGCCGAACTCTGCCGCCGACCGACCGGCGGAGGCATCGTCGACCATCGCAACGATTGGACGTATGCACTCGTCATTCCACCCGGCCATCCGCTCTTCGCCGATCGCGCGGTCGCGAGCTACGAGGCCGTGCACCGGGTGTTGGCCACCACGCTGCAAGGCCTCGGCACCGACGCCCGGCTCAAGGAAAGCTGTGACCCCGACCCCGCTTGCGCCCCCGTCGGACCCGGCGTGTGTTTCGACCGCGCGGAACGCTTCGATGTGGTCCACGCCACCACCGGCCGCAAGATCGCCGGGGCGGCGCAAAAACGCAGCAAACGCGGCCTGCTTTTCCAAGGTTCGCTCAGCCGAGCCGAACTCGGTCGGCCGGATGACGACGCCCTGGCCGAAGCTTTCCCCCGTGCATTGGCCTCCATGCTCGGGCTCGAGGTCACCCATCCCGGCTGGCCCGAGTTGTGGGACGACTCCATCGATGCCCTCGCGGAAAACTATGCCTCCCCGGAATGGAACGAGCGGCGGTGA